One region of Camelina sativa cultivar DH55 chromosome 6, Cs, whole genome shotgun sequence genomic DNA includes:
- the LOC104789948 gene encoding pentatricopeptide repeat-containing protein At2g01860-like yields the protein MILQCPVSSSLSCNLNHRTSSIGNIRVTRVNASQRNHSKKLTKNLRNPRRTKLPPDFGVNLFLRKPKIEPVLDDDDGGQHQDDDDDAVLWETEEIEAISSLFQKRIPQKPGKPIRVRPLPLPRPHKLRPLGLPTPKKNIRSAALSSVSKQVHKDPSFLIGLAREIKSLPSSDADVSLVLNKWVCFLRKGSLSMTIRELGHMGLPERALQTYHWAGKHSHLVPDNRILASTIQVLAKHHELKLLKFDNSLASKNVIEAMIKGCIEGGWLNLARKLILISKSNNRILDSSVYVKMILEIAKNPDKYHLVVALLEELKEREDLRLSQQDCTGIMKICVKLGEFELVESLFDWFKESNREPSVVMYTTMIHSRYSEEKYREAMNVVWEMEESNCLLDLPAYRVVIRLFVALDDLGRAVRYYSKLKEAGFLPTYDIYRDMISLYTASGRLTKGKEISKEVEDAGFRLDKDTSFRLLELEKLTMSQ from the coding sequence ATGATACTGCAATGTCCTGTCTCTTCGTCACTTAGCTGCAACCTGAATCATCGAACCAGTAGTATCGGAAACATACGAGTAACAAGAGTCAACGCGAGTCAAAGGAACCATTCAAAGAAACTCACTAAGAATCTCCGTAATCCACGCCGCACCAAGCTTCCCCCTGATTTTGGTGTTAATTTGTTTCTGAGGAAACCCAAAATTGAACCAgttttggatgatgatgatggtgggcaacatcaagatgatgatgatgatgctgttTTATGGGAAACAGAAGAAATAGAGGCGATTTCGTCGCTTTTCCAGAAAAGGATTCCTCAAAAACCGGGTAAACCGATTCGAGTTAGGCCTTTACCACTTCCTCGACCTCACAAGTTACGACCTTTGGGTCTTCCAACTCCAAAGAAGAACATAAGATCAGCTGCTTTGTCTTCTGTATCGAAGCAAGTTCACAAAGATCCGAGCTTTCTCATCGGTTTAGCTAGAGAGATCAAGAGCTTGCCTTCCTCTGATGCAGATGTCTCTCTTGTTCTCAATAAATGGGTTTGCTTCTTGCGTAAAGGTTCACTCTCTATGACCATTCGAGAATTGGGTCATATGGGTTTGCCTGAGAGAGCTTTACAGACATATCACTGGGCTGGAAAGCATTCTCATTTAGTCCCTGATAACCGGATTCTCGCTTCCACTATTCAGGTCTTGGCGAAGCACCATGAGCTGAAGTTGCTTAAGTTCGACAATAGTTTGGCTAGCAAGAACGTTATCGAAGCAATGATCAAGGGATGCATTGAAGGCGGATGGTTGAATCTAGCCCGGAAGCTTATACTGATCTCAAAGAGTAACAATCGTATACTCGACTCGAGTGTTTACGTGAAGATGATTCTTGAAATAGCTAAAAACCCTGACAAGTACCATCTTGTGGTTGCTCTTCTCGAGGaactgaaagaaagagaagatttaAGATTGAGCCAACAGGATTGCACAGGTATTATGAAGATCTGTGTGAAACTGGGAGAGTTTGAGCTCGTTGAATCTCTCTTTGACTGGTTTAAAGAATCAAACAGAGAGCCAAGCGTTGTAATGTACACTACGATGATACATAGCAGGTATTCGGAAGAGAAATACAGGGAGGCGATGAATGTGGTTTGGGAGATGGAGGAATCAAACTGTCTTCTTGATCTTCCAGCTTATAGAGTAGTCATTAGACTATTTGTGGCATTGGATGATTTGGGAAGGGCAGTGAGATATTACTCTAAACTTAAAGAAGCTGGATTCTTGCCAACGTATGATATTTATCGCGATATGATTAGCCTTTACACCGCTTCAGGGAGATTGACAAAGGGTAAAGAGATATCTAAGGAAGTTGAAGATGCTGGATTCAGGTTGGATAAAGATACTTCATTTAGGTTGTTGGAGCTCGAAAAGCTAACAATGTCTCAGTAA
- the LOC104789947 gene encoding uncharacterized protein LOC104789947 has translation MVLLGLQFLNWYVHGGIIDKKKKRHLKLIVQATERDDSSSSSSSSSSQRFQIDRDKAREALKQLDQQIESQADEKPRIIIKTSPDVVTTNDPIIFEEPPEMSGSFLTTSAFVLLALTLFYNILFITVIKPSMDGPESVPEANIVAMSDSDIVKFPLSSLSANTFKQ, from the coding sequence ATGGTGCTATTAGGCTTACAGTTTCTTAACTGGTACGTACATGGAGGAATcattgataagaagaagaagagacatctGAAGCTTATTGTCCAAGCCACTGAAAGAGacgattcttcttcatcttcttcttcttcttcttcacagagATTTCAAATCGATAGAGATAAAGCAAGAGAAGCTCTGAAACAGCTTGATCAACAAATCGAATCTCAAGCTGATGAAAAACCAAGAATTATCATCAAGACATCACCAGACGTCGTCACAACCAATGATCCAATCATATTTGAAGAACCACCTGAGATGTCCGGATCGTTCCTCACAACTTCAGCTTTTGTTCTCTTAGCTCTTACCTTGTTCTACAACATTTTGTTCATTACAGTGATCAAACCATCGATGGATGGACCAGAATCAGTTCCAGAAGCAAACATAGTTGCTATGTCTGATTCTGACATTGTGAAGTTTCCACTTTCATCTTTGTCTGCAAACACtttcaaacaataa
- the LOC104789949 gene encoding purple acid phosphatase 7-like — MKLGVWFNMSLMFLCVFFINGSLSKLQRLKHPVTKSDGSLSILVVGDWGREGQFNQSRVAHQMGIVGEQLDIDFVVSVGDNFYDDGLKGETDPSFEASFSHIYTHPSLQKQWYAVLGNHDYRGNVEAQLSHVLTQKDWRWFCRRSFVLSSGMVEFFFVDTNPFVEKYFTEPKDHTYDWRNVLPRDRYISNLLHDLDRAIKKSRATWKFVVGHHGIKTAGEHGVTQELVGQLLPILEENKVDLYINGHDHCLQHIGTKGETQFLTSGGGSKAWRGTVLPWDPKELKLYYDGQGFMSLHITRSKVNFIYYDVSGNVLHQSSLSKRSHLL, encoded by the exons ATGAAGCTGGGTGTATGGTTTAATATGAGTTTGATGTTTCTATgtgtcttcttcatcaatggTTCTTTGTCGAAGCTCCAAAGATTGAAACATCCGGTGACGAAATCTGATGGCTCTCTCAGTATTCTGGTCGTTGGAGATTGGGGACGCGAAGGACAGTTTAATCAATCTCGCGTTGCACACCAG ATGGGAATAGTGGGAGAGCAATTAGACATAGATTTTGTGGTATCAGTAGGAGATAATTTCTACGATGACGGGTTAAAAGGAGAGACTGATCCTTCCTTTGAAGCCTCTTTCTCTCATATCTACACTCACCCTAGTCTCCAAAAACAGTGGTATGCAG TTTTGGGTAACCATGATTACAGGGGGAATGTTGAAGCCCAACTAAGTCATGTTCTCACCCAAAAAGATTGGAGATGGTTTTGTCGCAGATCTTTCGTCTTATCCTCAG GAATGGTGGAGTTTTTCTTCGTGGACACAAATCCATTTGTAGAAAAATACTTTACTGAGCCAAAAGACCACACTTACGATTGGAGGAATGTCTTACCCAGAGATAGATACATCTCAAACCTCCTACAT GATTTAGATAGAGCGATTAAAAAATCGCGTGCCACATGGAAATTTGTCGTGGGACATCACGGGATCAAAACCGCAGGTGAGCACGGTGTTACTCAAGAGCTCGTAGGTCAACTTCTTCCAATTCTAGAG GAGAATAAAGTGGACTTGTACATTAACGGACATGATCACTGCTTGCAACACATTGGCACTAAAGG TGAAACTCAATTCCTGACAAGTGGAGGAGGATCAAAGGCATGGAGAGGAACTGTTCTGCCATGGGATCCAAAAGAACTCAAACTGTATTACGATGGACAAGGTTTCATGTCTCTTCACATCACTCGCTCCAAAGTAAACTTCATCTACTATGATGTTTCCGGCAATGTTCTTCACCAATCTTCATTGTCCAAAAGATCTCATCTCCTTTAA
- the LOC104789950 gene encoding purple acid phosphatase 8-like, which yields MDSLRAMPIELIFSVLGLIIIFSACNSTAELPRLVQPPKPDGTLSFLVVGDWGRRGSYNQSQVALQMGKIGKDINIDFLISTGDNFYDDGIISPYDSQFQDSFTNIYTASSLQKPWYSVLGNHDYRGSVSAQLSPILRDLDCRWICLRSYVVNAELVDIFFVDTTPFVDKYFDEPKDHVYDWRGVLPRNKYLTNLLTDVDVALQESMAKWKIVVGHHTIKSAGHHGVTIELEKQLLPILEANEVDLYINGHDHCLEHISSINSGIQFMTSGGGSKAWKGDVNHEWDSQEMRFYYDGQGFMSVYISEAKLRVVFYDGFGRVLHRWSTYKKGVYSDI from the exons ATGGATAGCTTGAGAGCTATGCCCATCGAACTCATATTTTCTGTTCTcggtttaattattatattctcCGCCTGCAATTCAACAGCGGAGCTACCACGGTTGGTTCAACCACCGAAACCCGATGGTACACTCAGTTTTCTCGTCGTCGGCGATTGGGGAAGAAGAGGTTCTTATAACCAGTCTCAAGTAGCTCTTCAG ATGGGGAAAATAGGGAAGGATATAAATATCGATTTCCTTATATCGACTGGAGATAACTTCTATGATGACGGAATAATCAGTCCATATGATTCTCAATTTCAAGATTCGTTTACCAATATTTACACAGCATCTAGCTTACAAAAACCATGGTATAGTG TATTAGGAAACCATGATTATAGAGGTAGCGTCTCTGCGCAACTCAGCCCCATACTCAGGGATTTGGACTGCCGATGGATTTGTTTAAGATCATACGTTGTTAACGCCG agcTTGTGGATATTTTCTTCGTGGACACGACACCGTTCGTAGATAAATATTTTGATGAACCAAAGGACCATGTCTATGATTGGAGAGGCGTATTACCAAGAAATAAGTACCTTACCAATCTCTTAACG GATGTCGATGTGGCATTGCAAGAATCAATGGCAAAATGGAAAATAGTCGTAGGCCATCACACGATAAAAAGTGCAGGTCACCATGGAGTAACCATAGAGCTTGAGAAACAACTTTTACCTATCCTCGAG GCTAATGAAGTGGATCTCTATATAAACGGACATGATCATTGCTTGGAGCACATAAGCAGCATCAACag TGGAATACAGTTTATGACAAGTGGAGGCGGATCCAAGGCTTGGAAAGGAGATGTGAATCATGAGTGGGACTCTCAAGAGATGAGATTTTACTACGATGGACAAGGCTTCATGTCGGTTTACATATCCGAAGCTAAACTACGCGTCGTTTTTTACGATGGTTTTGGTCGCGTTTTGCATCGATGGAGCACTTACAAAAAGGGTGTTTATTCCGATATCTAA